The following are encoded in a window of Atribacterota bacterium genomic DNA:
- a CDS encoding Hsp20/alpha crystallin family protein, protein MDLIRWEPRRSLMKSFFEDFFDIMESPGRGRRNWSEGGMWEPAIDLIDKKDKLIAKVELPGVEKKDVKLSLTDNSLTIQGEIKKDEEIKKEDYYYRERAHGNYTRTISLPIEVDKDKISAKFTNGILEITLPKKPEVQPKEITIETD, encoded by the coding sequence ATGGATCTAATTAGATGGGAACCAAGAAGAAGTTTAATGAAAAGTTTCTTTGAGGATTTCTTTGATATTATGGAAAGTCCTGGTAGAGGAAGAAGAAACTGGTCGGAAGGTGGTATGTGGGAACCAGCGATTGACTTAATCGACAAGAAAGATAAGTTAATTGCCAAAGTGGAACTACCGGGTGTGGAAAAGAAAGATGTCAAATTATCCCTAACTGACAATAGTTTAACTATTCAGGGTGAGATTAAGAAAGACGAGGAAATAAAGAAAGAAGATTATTATTATCGAGAAAGGGCTCACGGTAATTATACACGGACCATTTCTTTGCCAATTGAAGTTGACAAAGATAAGATAAGTGCTAAGTTTACAAATGGCATTCTAGAAATTACTTTGCCCAAGAAGCCTGAAGTTCAACCAAAAGAAATCACCATAGAAACAGATTAA